The DNA segment TTTTCATGCCATCAATGCATACGCGAACAATAGTGACACCAATGCTGGACCGATCCGCACAGATGGCGGTGAAGAGTTGCTTGCTTACTTGCCATCGCTGGTTACAGACAACTTGAATGCGCTATCTGATCCCAATTACAGTCACCAGTATTACGTTGACGGGCCGTCAACTTACGGTGACGTTTTCTTCAATAACAATTGGCACACTGTGCTGGTTGGGGCGCTTGGGAAAGGTGGTCAAGGCCTGTTCGCGCTGGACATCACCAACCCGAAAGGCACCGTCACAGGTTATCCGAGCTTCGATGAAGCTAATGCCAGTGACCTCGTGCTCTGGGAGTTCTCGGATGCGGACGATCGCGATATGGGTTATAGCTACGGCGACCCGGTTATCGTTCGTATGAACAACGGTGAATGGGCGGCTATTTTTAGCAATGGTTATAACAATACCGAAAATGACGGTATTTCCAGCATTACGGGCAACGCTGTTCTCTACGTCGTAAATATTGAGACAGGCGCGCTGATCAGCAAGCTCGACACCGCAGCTGGCACCGAAGACGATCCGCAGGGCCTGTCACGGCCGAATGGTCTTGCGTCGCCCGCGGTCATCGATGAAGACGGTGACTATATTGCCGACACCATTTATGCCGGCGATTTGTTCGGCAACCTGTGGAAGTTTGACGTGTCCAGTGCCGATAAGGCTAACTGGGGAGTATCATTTGAGTCCACTGATGGTCCGGAGCCATTGTTTGTGGCGAAGGACAGTAATGGTAATGCGTTATCGATTACGTCTAGACCTAGTGTGGGTTCCCACCCAGACTTCTCTATAGCGCCAGATGACGTCATTGTGTACTTCGGCACTGGTAAATATCTGGAGTCAGGAGACAATAATCCAAGCGGCCAGAACACTCAGGGATTCTTTGCTATATGGGATGATGGGACTCAGGTTTCGGGTCGTTCAGATCTTTTGCAACAGTCAATTATTGGTGAAGCGAGTAACGAAGATTTTGACTTCCGCTTGACGACGGATAATGAAATTCGCTGGGAGGAAGTGGTTAGTGGAGCTTCAACGCTGCCAGCCTATCGTGGCTGGTTCATGGACCTGATCAACACCGGAGTCGAAACTCCCGACAACGCAGGAGAGCGCGTCGTTTTTGCGCCGATCATCCGAAATGACAGGATTATCTTCACAACGCTGATTCCAAGCCTTGACCAATGCGCTGCAGGCGGGTCTGGCTGGTTAATGGAAGTGAGTGCGATCAGTGGCGCCCGGCTGCCGCAGTCCCCGTTCGATGTAAATGACGACGGCGTCTTCAACGATGCAGACTTGGTTGATTTCGACGGCGACACCGACAGTGCCCCATTGCCAACCAGTGGTATTCGCAAAGCAGGTGGCCTTGAAGGTGGGTCCGGCATTCCGACTCCGCCGGCGATACTTGATGATCCTGAATGCCCGAACGGAGTCTGCAGCGAGCTTAAGTTCACCGGTACGTCTAAGGCTACTGTTGAATCCATACGGGAGTCGTCCAGCCCATACTCGCAAGGACGACAAAATTGGCGTGAGGTTAACTGATGGATCAGAAACACGTTTTCAATGGTCAGACTGCCTGGTTCCGAGATGGAACCAGACAGAAAGGCTTTACTTTGATCGAGGTTATGATTGTCGTGGCGATAATCGGCATTCTTGCCGCTATCGCCATTCCCTCTTATCAGAGCTATGTACAAAAAGCGCGACGCGTTGATGCGCAGGCCGCGTTGACTGAAATGGCCCAGGCAATGGAGGCGGCTTATGCTCGCAATTTTAGCTACGAAGGGCAGGCTACAGGCCCAGCGGATACAGGTGCACCAAGCGCTGCAATTTTGCGAAGCTCGAGCGTGGACTTCTACACCCTGACTATCAGCGCCGCCGCGAAAAACTCGTACGCACTGAGCGCAGCGCCCAGTGGAGCACAGGTACAAGACAAGTGTGGCACGCTGAGTATAGACAATACTGGCCAAAAATCTGCAAATAAGGGCGGTACCGCTGTCAGTGATTGTTGGTGATGTATGTTGCTCAGCTAACAGCTAACAGCTAACAGCTGATGGGTGTTCCAGGGGATCGCTCTTCGATACCGTCGCCGTTGAAATCCGCGGACGTGCGGATGCGTCCAGCAAATGAAATTACAAGAGCTCGTCCGCCTTCGGTGAAAAGTGGATGACAAAACTCTACAGAGCCAGCTGTCCCATGAGCCGTGCCGATGGTGTCAAACTGAAAATGGGCACGGCTGGCGGGGCGCTTGGTCAGCTTCCACTGGCCGAGGTCGACGTCGATACGGCGCAATGTCAGTTCATGGCTATCTAATTGACCATTTTTATTGTTGTCTATAAAAGCCGTGATAGAGCCACTCCAGTCGTTATGGCACATATCCGAGTTGTCTAAAGGACAAACGGTAATGAGTTGTTGCTGATGGATGGCTTCAAGTCGTGCGAAGTTAAACAGTGTCAGCAGATCGTTACGAACCTGGTCTGCTTTGTTGGAGCGGGCTAGTTGATCAAAGGTGGGTAGGGTAAAACTGAGCAAAATACTGGTTATGGCAACGCAGACCATCAGCTCTGGCAGGGTAAACCCTTCACTGTAAGTTGGGTATCTCACGGTTAAAGTCCTTTTTGGATTTTTAGATGCTCGTCCTGAGCAATCTCAGATTACCGTATCCGGCAGTGTGTTTTGTTAATCCAGTCCCAACTTCTTCAACTTATACCGCAACGCCCGAAAACTAATCCCCAGCTTTTTCGCCGCCGCCGTCTTATTCCAGCGCGTTGCCTCAAGCGCCTGCTCAATAGCTTTGCGCTCTATGCCTTCCAGATATCCCTCAAGGTCCAGGCCCTGCTCCGATAGTTTGATATCCTCCGTTGCCATTACCTCGCCCGTAGGTGCTAGCCAAGACGGATCAATATGGCTGCTAGAGCTGCCCAGCTGAAGGTCGCTGCTATCAATAACGTCACTGTCGCAAAGGGTAAACGCCCGCTCTAGTATGTTTTCAAGTTCGCGCACATTACCGGGAAAATGGTAGCCCTTTAAATAGTCGATGGCGGCGTCGGAAAGAGCGATAGGAGTGCACTCGTATTCGCGAGCAATGCGCTGCAGGATGTGCCGGGCCAGCAGCGCTATGTCGCCGCTGCGTTCACGCAGGGGCGGCACGCGAATTTCAATCACGTTAATGCGATAGAACAGGTCCTGTCGGAACAGGCCATTCTGCACCAGCCCCGGAAGGTCTTTATGGGTGGCGCTAAGCACGCGAATATCCACCGGCACTTCGTGGCTGTCGCCCACAGGGCGTACGGCTTTTTCCTGAATGGCCCGCAGAAGTTTTACCTGCATGGGCAATGGCAGGTCAGCGATTTCATCCAGAAACAGAGTGCCGCCCCTGGCGCTTTGAAACAGGCCTGCTTTGTTATCGACGGCTCCGGTAAAGCTGCCTTTTTTGTGGCCGAAAAATTCGCTTTCCATTAGCTCAGAAGGAATGGCACCACAGTTCACAGCTATGAACGGCCCGTCACATCTGGGGCCCTGCTGGTGAATGGTGCGCGCGACCAGTTCTTTACCGCTGCCGGATTCGCCTTGAATAAAGACCGGCGCCTGGCTGCGGGCAAGTTTGCGGGCCTGATTGCGTAACGTATGAATCTGGGCGGAATTGCCCAGCAGCAAGCCATGGTCGCTATTGTCTTCCTGAGCAGGCTCCGGGTTTTGGGCCAGTTTCAGGGCGGTGTTGACTAGCTCTCGAAGCCGCGGTAATTCAACGGGCTTTGACACAAAATCAAAAGCACCTGCTTTCAAGGACTCAATAGCGGTGTCCATACTGCCGTAGGCGGTTATAACGGCGACTGGCGTGTTGGGCGCATGCTGCTGAATCCATTGCACCAGCTCTATGCCTTTGCCATCTGGCAGGTTCATATCGGTCAGGCACACATTTGGCGTGTGCTTTTGCATGCCCGCGATGCCCTCGGCTAGAGTGCCCGCAGTGACTGTGTTCAGGCCCATGCGACTGAGAGTGATCTCTAGCAGGTCACGGATGTCGGGTTCGTCGTCCACGATCAGCGCGGTAAGTTTGGTCATATGGTCCTTCAGATGATACGCCCGGGGTGCGCAAACATAATGCGAAAGCAGCAACCTGGACGTTTGGTGTTAATCAACGACAGGTGGGCCTGATTCGCCTCACACAATTCTTTTGCCAGATAAAGGCCCAGTCCGGTGCCGCTTTTGTCGGTTGTAAAAAACGGTTCGAATACAGACGACGTGTTTTCTTTGGCAATTCCCGGGCCGTAATCCTTGATATCAATAAAAGCGCAGGCACCGTCAGCGGCGATTCCGGTGATTATTTCTATTTTAGCCTCGCCACAATGCAATTGACTGAAGCGTAGGCCATTGTCGCATAGGTTGATAAGAATTTGTTCCAACTGGCTGGTGTCGAAACGTGCTGAGGGGTGAGTGTCAGGCTGAACGCTAAGGCGGATAAGCACGGATTTATGTGGACTGCGGGATTGCACGAAACCGTCACGAAACTGTTCTAACCAGGGCTGTAGGTCAATTAGCTCGGCGGCTGAGGCTTCACGGCGAGATACACCCAGCACATTCTCTATAATGGCGTTCACACGTTTTGAGTGGCGATGAATAATCGCCAGCATCTTTTGGTCTGTGTTATCCATATTCGGCGACTCGTCCAAAAGCTGCGCTGCGTGGCTGATTGCACCCAGCGGGTTGCGAATTTCATGGGCGATGCTGGCCGTTAACTGGCCTAGTGAGGCCAGTTTTATCTGTTGCGCCTGCTGGGTTACGCGGCTGATATCTTCTAGAAACACCAA comes from the Marinobacter psychrophilus genome and includes:
- a CDS encoding GspH/FimT family pseudopilin, whose amino-acid sequence is MRYPTYSEGFTLPELMVCVAITSILLSFTLPTFDQLARSNKADQVRNDLLTLFNFARLEAIHQQQLITVCPLDNSDMCHNDWSGSITAFIDNNKNGQLDSHELTLRRIDVDLGQWKLTKRPASRAHFQFDTIGTAHGTAGSVEFCHPLFTEGGRALVISFAGRIRTSADFNGDGIEERSPGTPISC
- a CDS encoding sigma-54-dependent transcriptional regulator codes for the protein MTKLTALIVDDEPDIRDLLEITLSRMGLNTVTAGTLAEGIAGMQKHTPNVCLTDMNLPDGKGIELVQWIQQHAPNTPVAVITAYGSMDTAIESLKAGAFDFVSKPVELPRLRELVNTALKLAQNPEPAQEDNSDHGLLLGNSAQIHTLRNQARKLARSQAPVFIQGESGSGKELVARTIHQQGPRCDGPFIAVNCGAIPSELMESEFFGHKKGSFTGAVDNKAGLFQSARGGTLFLDEIADLPLPMQVKLLRAIQEKAVRPVGDSHEVPVDIRVLSATHKDLPGLVQNGLFRQDLFYRINVIEIRVPPLRERSGDIALLARHILQRIAREYECTPIALSDAAIDYLKGYHFPGNVRELENILERAFTLCDSDVIDSSDLQLGSSSSHIDPSWLAPTGEVMATEDIKLSEQGLDLEGYLEGIERKAIEQALEATRWNKTAAAKKLGISFRALRYKLKKLGLD
- a CDS encoding type IV pilin protein, which encodes MDQKHVFNGQTAWFRDGTRQKGFTLIEVMIVVAIIGILAAIAIPSYQSYVQKARRVDAQAALTEMAQAMEAAYARNFSYEGQATGPADTGAPSAAILRSSSVDFYTLTISAAAKNSYALSAAPSGAQVQDKCGTLSIDNTGQKSANKGGTAVSDCW